One window of the Candidatus Neomarinimicrobiota bacterium genome contains the following:
- a CDS encoding NADH-quinone oxidoreductase subunit J, whose translation MADFIFWVIWALIVASAALVAFGNNLIHSVFALMGTFLGVAGIYIFLNADFLAVTQIVVYVGGILVLLVFGIMLTNQISTARISQSSVQKGVGLVVVLGVAGIILTAVLPHDWVGSTLPMAFTDTVTGIGNLLFTDYLILFEIASVLLLGALIGAATLARKEQ comes from the coding sequence ATGGCTGATTTCATTTTCTGGGTTATCTGGGCGCTGATCGTCGCATCAGCAGCACTGGTAGCATTCGGAAATAACCTGATTCACTCGGTGTTTGCCCTTATGGGTACCTTTTTAGGGGTCGCCGGTATTTACATTTTCCTAAACGCAGACTTCCTGGCCGTTACCCAGATCGTGGTGTATGTCGGTGGCATCCTGGTTCTCTTGGTTTTTGGAATCATGCTCACCAATCAAATATCCACTGCTCGGATCTCTCAAAGCTCAGTGCAAAAGGGTGTGGGCCTCGTGGTAGTGCTTGGAGTTGCAGGCATCATTCTTACGGCAGTGCTACCTCACGACTGGGTTGGTTCAACCCTGCCCATGGCGTTTACAGATACGGTGACAGGCATTGGAAACTTATTATTTACCGACTATCTGATATTGTTTGAGATTGCCTCAGTACTCCTGCTGGGTGCCCTCATCGGTGCAGCTACTCTGGCGAGAAAGGAGCAATAA
- the pepF gene encoding oligoendopeptidase F, whose amino-acid sequence MKMFSKSCTLILFFVLSIQVLLAAPKERADIDDKYKWNMSDIYSDWNAWEQDLQRLEGLMDGYSELKGTLSAGPESLLRAFTMREELSLIADRVQTYAGLIRAIDNRDNEVYAKLQQVQILFSKFGTATSWFAPEMLAIPWETMETLFADNPELAPYRFGVEDLYRQQAHVLDEKSERLLSYFSRFSGNPGNVYDQLSTADIQFGTITLSTGEEVQISEGEAGRIFATSRNHEDRKAAFLERNGTYNKNINTYAASYDGICQRDWAFAQARNYESTLEATLERNNIPVDVYLNLLEQGRAGTAPLQRYHKLRKEALKLDEYDGYDSAIPVIDFEKDYDFDGVARMVQESIKPLGRSYSQKQVQAFSPGWVDVYETPGKTTGAFSAGLYGVHPYMLLNYTNTLNDVFTLAHEMGHTVHTMLANEAQTFSNSGYTLFVAEVASTMAEAHLLEYMLEESEDPQERLVLLSHAIDNIAGTFYTQVLFADYEYQVHKLVEEGMPITADVLNSVYHDVLVTFYGDSMDNHELYDITWARIPHFSAVPYYVYQYATSYAASASLFKQMNEGTRKSKKQARANYINLLKSGGSDYPVEQLKQAGVDMTQPEAVQAVIDNMDDLVNRYEKELKKLGLVN is encoded by the coding sequence ATGAAGATGTTTTCTAAAAGTTGCACGCTTATTCTGTTTTTTGTGCTTTCTATACAGGTCCTGTTGGCGGCCCCAAAAGAAAGGGCTGATATTGATGACAAATACAAATGGAATATGAGCGATATTTATAGTGATTGGAATGCCTGGGAGCAGGATCTCCAGCGTCTGGAAGGATTAATGGATGGTTATAGCGAACTCAAGGGTACCCTTTCAGCCGGTCCTGAAAGTTTGCTGCGAGCCTTCACCATGCGCGAGGAATTAAGCTTAATTGCGGATCGTGTCCAGACCTATGCTGGACTGATCAGAGCCATTGATAATCGTGACAATGAAGTGTATGCCAAATTACAACAGGTTCAAATTCTCTTTTCAAAATTTGGGACGGCTACATCCTGGTTTGCTCCAGAAATGCTGGCAATTCCCTGGGAAACCATGGAGACTCTATTCGCTGACAACCCGGAACTGGCACCGTATCGATTTGGTGTTGAGGATCTTTACCGCCAACAGGCTCATGTCCTGGATGAAAAGAGTGAACGACTCCTTTCCTATTTCAGCCGCTTCAGTGGAAATCCTGGAAATGTCTATGATCAATTGTCAACTGCAGACATCCAATTTGGTACGATCACCCTGTCAACCGGTGAAGAAGTCCAGATTTCAGAGGGTGAGGCAGGTCGCATCTTTGCAACATCCCGCAACCATGAAGACCGCAAAGCCGCCTTTCTGGAACGTAATGGGACCTACAATAAAAACATCAACACCTATGCAGCATCCTATGATGGAATCTGTCAGAGGGATTGGGCCTTTGCTCAGGCACGAAACTATGAATCCACTCTGGAAGCCACCCTGGAGCGGAATAATATCCCAGTGGATGTCTACCTCAATTTGCTGGAGCAGGGACGTGCAGGGACGGCACCGCTTCAACGCTATCATAAATTGCGTAAAGAAGCACTAAAGCTTGATGAATATGATGGTTATGACTCAGCCATACCTGTCATTGATTTTGAGAAAGATTACGATTTTGATGGTGTGGCCAGGATGGTCCAGGAATCCATTAAACCTCTGGGCAGGAGCTACAGTCAAAAACAAGTTCAGGCTTTCTCGCCAGGCTGGGTTGATGTCTATGAAACCCCTGGAAAAACAACGGGTGCCTTCTCGGCAGGACTCTATGGCGTTCACCCCTATATGCTGCTGAACTATACCAACACACTCAATGATGTATTTACTTTGGCTCATGAGATGGGCCATACGGTTCACACTATGCTTGCCAATGAAGCACAGACTTTCTCAAATTCAGGCTATACCCTGTTCGTGGCTGAGGTTGCTTCCACCATGGCGGAGGCCCATTTGTTAGAATATATGCTGGAGGAGAGTGAAGATCCCCAGGAACGTCTCGTGCTATTAAGCCACGCCATTGATAATATTGCCGGGACCTTTTACACACAGGTTCTGTTTGCTGATTATGAATATCAGGTCCATAAACTCGTTGAGGAAGGCATGCCTATTACGGCCGATGTCCTCAATAGTGTTTATCATGATGTCCTGGTCACATTCTATGGTGATTCCATGGATAATCATGAACTTTATGATATTACCTGGGCGCGAATCCCCCATTTTTCTGCAGTTCCCTATTATGTCTACCAATATGCCACCAGCTATGCTGCTTCTGCTTCCCTCTTCAAACAAATGAACGAAGGGACACGAAAATCAAAGAAGCAGGCTCGAGCAAATTACATCAACCTGCTTAAGTCTGGTGGGAGTGATTATCCTGTAGAACAATTAAAACAAGCAGGCGTCGATATGACTCAACCAGAAGCGGTTCAAGCGGTTATTGACAACATGGATGATCTGGTAAACCGCTACGAAAAAGAGTTGAAAAAACTTGGTCTGGTGAACTGA
- the nuoK gene encoding NADH-quinone oxidoreductase subunit NuoK translates to MDHLSSYLVLSAILFSLGLYTVITRRNAVAILMGVELILNAANINFVAFSKFVTHNLDGHLMSVFIIMLAAAEAAVALAIVLNLYNDRGHINVDEANALKQ, encoded by the coding sequence ATGGATCATCTGTCTTCTTACCTCGTCCTCAGTGCCATCCTGTTCAGTCTTGGATTATATACTGTGATAACACGCCGTAATGCTGTGGCCATCCTCATGGGTGTGGAACTCATCCTGAATGCAGCGAATATCAACTTCGTAGCGTTCTCAAAGTTTGTGACCCACAATCTGGACGGACATCTCATGTCAGTCTTTATCATCATGTTGGCCGCTGCCGAAGCTGCAGTCGCCCTGGCAATTGTCTTGAATCTCTATAACGACCGCGGGCACATCAATGTTGATGAAGCCAACGCACTTAAACAGTAG
- a CDS encoding prepilin-type N-terminal cleavage/methylation domain-containing protein: protein MKNETAIRGFSLVELMIVIVIIGVLAGAAVPIYQHNLEVAKRAEAVAGIGTVRTQLRMYYGIYGSYPIRDSFTKVVGDDWNDINKGELTIKYFKDKNFKYRSYDGIEYRIKCQKNGVLTHQVWIDETGRWWFDMDVLDDD, encoded by the coding sequence GTGAAAAACGAAACAGCCATACGAGGATTCTCATTAGTCGAACTCATGATCGTCATCGTGATCATTGGTGTACTCGCTGGCGCTGCAGTACCCATTTACCAGCATAACCTGGAAGTCGCCAAGCGCGCCGAAGCTGTTGCAGGGATTGGCACTGTTCGAACCCAACTCCGTATGTATTATGGCATATATGGTAGCTACCCAATCAGAGATAGTTTTACAAAGGTGGTGGGTGATGATTGGAACGATATCAATAAAGGTGAACTTACTATCAAGTATTTTAAAGATAAAAACTTCAAATACAGAAGTTATGATGGTATTGAATACCGCATTAAGTGTCAGAAAAATGGAGTATTAACCCATCAGGTCTGGATAGATGAAACTGGCCGCTGGTGGTTTGATATGGATGTATTGGATGACGATTAA
- the nuoL gene encoding NADH-quinone oxidoreductase subunit L, with translation MIKLALFILFLPLFSFVFQIFSFRRFEEKKGEWVSVGIQFITLILSLVMLGMMLSKSDPNFSLELHQSWLDLGLFKIDLGVYIDNITVIMLVVVAIISSLVHLYSTAYMAGDVRYSRYFGFLGIFTFSMNGIVLANSLFMIYIFWELVGLSSYLLIGHWWEKDSAANASKKAFIANRIGDIGMFTGMLIIATVLGTFNFQLIGERIHDGLWAANAGMLFGGIEPHKLLTFAGVLVFMGAVGKSAQFPLHVWLPDAMEGPTPVSALIHAATMVAAGVYLVVRIFPFLTADAMATIAFIGGVTAIYAATIAITQNDIKKVLAYSTVSQLGYMIMALGTGAYVAGFFHLVTHAMFKGALFLASGSVIHAMHHSLHHLNDHETDPQDMRNMGGLRTKMPITFGVFMVTTAAISGIPLFSGFLSKDAILAGTWNYAANVHDGWLAHLHLAWILPVFGFGAAAITAFYMFRLIFMTFYGEARQPQIFRHIKESPKVMTIPLIILAILSLFFVFTLPSVNPISDHGWFTTVVQSPESAVTTGPAFDLEHFEHGMHEAHIPAMVTSLLVAGLGILLSVLVYLLNKISADKLAAKLGALYRGSYNKWYMDEFYINGIIRPFLKGCNALGRFDLDFYDHYLINGWGRNTKRTSKGVGLADDLIVDGAVNFAGIIFQWLGWTLKFIQTGKIQNYLIFVLIGAALLYVVNVF, from the coding sequence ATGATTAAATTAGCACTCTTCATTCTGTTTCTCCCGCTGTTCTCATTTGTCTTTCAGATTTTCTCTTTCAGACGTTTTGAAGAGAAGAAGGGGGAGTGGGTCTCAGTAGGTATTCAATTTATAACTTTAATACTGTCCCTGGTCATGCTGGGCATGATGCTTTCAAAGAGCGATCCCAATTTTAGTCTGGAACTACATCAGAGTTGGTTGGATCTGGGCTTATTCAAAATTGATCTTGGTGTCTATATAGACAACATCACCGTGATTATGCTGGTGGTAGTGGCCATTATCTCATCTTTGGTTCACCTTTATTCCACAGCATACATGGCCGGGGATGTCCGTTACTCCAGATATTTTGGTTTTCTGGGAATCTTTACCTTTTCCATGAATGGTATCGTCCTGGCCAACAGTCTTTTCATGATCTATATCTTCTGGGAACTGGTAGGACTCTCATCCTATCTGCTCATTGGACACTGGTGGGAAAAAGATTCAGCAGCGAATGCCAGTAAGAAAGCCTTTATTGCCAATCGTATCGGTGATATCGGTATGTTTACAGGCATGCTAATTATCGCCACGGTCCTGGGGACATTCAATTTCCAGCTGATTGGCGAGAGAATCCATGATGGGTTGTGGGCGGCCAACGCCGGGATGTTGTTTGGTGGTATTGAACCCCACAAACTTCTCACTTTTGCAGGTGTCCTGGTGTTTATGGGTGCCGTGGGAAAATCTGCACAATTTCCACTACATGTTTGGTTACCTGATGCCATGGAAGGTCCAACACCCGTATCAGCACTGATCCACGCCGCTACCATGGTCGCTGCCGGTGTTTATCTTGTGGTTCGCATCTTTCCTTTTCTTACTGCTGATGCCATGGCAACCATTGCTTTTATTGGAGGGGTGACGGCCATTTATGCAGCCACCATCGCCATCACGCAGAACGATATTAAGAAGGTACTGGCCTATTCTACTGTAAGCCAGTTGGGCTATATGATTATGGCACTTGGAACAGGCGCTTATGTGGCCGGTTTCTTCCACCTCGTGACCCACGCCATGTTTAAAGGAGCTTTATTTCTGGCCTCTGGATCTGTGATTCACGCCATGCATCATAGTCTCCATCATTTGAATGATCATGAGACTGATCCACAGGATATGCGCAACATGGGTGGTTTAAGAACCAAGATGCCCATCACCTTTGGTGTCTTCATGGTGACCACAGCTGCAATTTCTGGTATACCTCTATTTTCAGGTTTTCTAAGCAAGGATGCCATTCTTGCTGGAACCTGGAACTATGCTGCCAACGTTCATGATGGCTGGCTGGCCCATCTCCATCTGGCCTGGATTCTCCCTGTATTTGGATTTGGAGCCGCAGCTATTACGGCTTTCTATATGTTTCGCCTGATCTTTATGACCTTTTACGGTGAAGCCAGGCAACCTCAGATTTTCAGACATATCAAGGAGTCGCCCAAAGTCATGACGATTCCATTAATCATTCTGGCTATCCTGTCATTATTTTTCGTCTTCACACTGCCATCAGTAAATCCCATCTCAGATCATGGTTGGTTTACTACGGTAGTTCAATCTCCAGAGAGTGCAGTAACCACTGGTCCTGCATTTGACCTGGAGCATTTTGAACATGGTATGCATGAAGCTCATATCCCAGCCATGGTAACTTCACTCTTGGTTGCTGGTCTGGGTATTCTGCTCTCTGTTCTGGTATACCTGTTAAATAAAATTTCTGCTGATAAGCTGGCTGCCAAACTGGGAGCACTCTATCGGGGATCATATAACAAGTGGTATATGGATGAATTCTATATCAACGGAATAATACGACCCTTTCTCAAGGGCTGTAACGCACTTGGTCGTTTTGATCTGGACTTTTATGATCATTATCTCATCAACGGATGGGGTCGCAACACCAAACGTACTTCCAAGGGAGTGGGTCTGGCAGATGATCTTATCGTGGATGGCGCCGTCAATTTCGCCGGTATCATCTTTCAATGGTTGGGGTGGACCTTAAAGTTCATCCAAACCGGTAAAATTCAAAATTATCTCATTTTTGTATTGATCGGCGCAGCGCTGCTGTATGTCGTCAATGTATTCTAG
- a CDS encoding 4Fe-4S binding protein — translation MSYFSNISNAITTLVDGMRVTMGYFVRPREHVTLQYPDEVWPIPTRNIGVGDLESYNTIRSKLVVDFEDCIGCKACERACPVNCIHIETFKAGPEEDIGTTKNDTKIKLRVTSFIIDMSECMFCDLCTHPCPEDCIHMTPDYQFISNDNVKLAVTPEERWRDRDHLIYEFSKVSPIERAQRQAEADKAAAAKAAVMEAKKVAAEKAAAAKAEEAAREAAKAQAEPASSTESVAHAAPVIAETPAAPAESVAPAPPFRSETPVVHAEPAPVDVPALESAREPEPMDRIEVPMETITTPDVPEVKPVSPENTSEPETSIEPEDSSKGETENG, via the coding sequence ATGAGCTATTTCAGTAATATTAGCAATGCCATCACCACCCTGGTTGACGGGATGAGAGTGACTATGGGGTATTTTGTACGACCCCGCGAACACGTTACTTTGCAGTATCCCGATGAAGTCTGGCCAATTCCCACCAGGAATATTGGTGTGGGTGACCTTGAGAGTTATAACACCATTCGTTCAAAGCTGGTTGTCGATTTTGAGGATTGTATCGGTTGCAAAGCCTGCGAACGTGCCTGCCCTGTGAATTGTATCCATATTGAAACCTTCAAGGCTGGTCCTGAAGAAGATATTGGCACCACCAAAAATGACACCAAAATCAAATTAAGGGTTACCAGTTTTATCATTGATATGAGCGAGTGTATGTTTTGTGATCTCTGTACCCACCCATGTCCAGAAGACTGTATTCACATGACTCCAGACTATCAGTTCATAAGTAATGATAACGTCAAGCTTGCTGTGACGCCTGAAGAACGCTGGAGGGATCGTGATCACCTGATTTATGAGTTCTCCAAGGTTTCTCCCATCGAGCGTGCACAACGCCAGGCTGAAGCTGATAAAGCGGCTGCGGCTAAGGCTGCTGTCATGGAAGCCAAGAAAGTTGCCGCTGAAAAAGCAGCGGCGGCCAAGGCGGAAGAAGCGGCTCGTGAAGCAGCAAAAGCTCAGGCCGAACCTGCATCATCGACTGAATCAGTCGCTCATGCAGCACCAGTTATAGCAGAAACACCTGCTGCTCCTGCTGAATCAGTAGCTCCTGCGCCACCATTTAGATCAGAGACCCCTGTTGTTCATGCCGAGCCCGCTCCCGTAGATGTACCAGCTCTTGAGAGTGCTCGTGAGCCTGAACCCATGGACAGGATTGAGGTCCCCATGGAAACCATTACCACACCAGATGTTCCAGAGGTCAAGCCCGTATCACCTGAGAATACATCAGAACCTGAAACATCAATTGAACCAGAAGATTCTTCAAAAGGGGAGACTGAGAATGGCTGA
- a CDS encoding NADH-quinone oxidoreductase subunit H, producing MIQLLANWILSFDILSGMGNSVAWGLSLFIVAALIFVFVALNAIVLVYIERKVSAFMQVRLGPMRVGKFGTLQTVADALKLLQKEDIIPKMADKILFVVGPWVILVASVVTFAAIPFSDTLLAANMNIGLFYVVSISSIVVLGIVMAGWASNNKWSLYGAMRSAAQIISYEIPVGITLIAVVAVVGSLNLQTIIQAQAGTGTLFHWIPIPLPNWFIFHSPFLFMAAFVYLIGATAEINRTPFDIPESESELVAGFMTEFSGLRWALFFLSEYANATLVAFLVSIVFLGGWQSPFADYQDTQIGFTIITIVAILWTLFVRAKSGRLSVYPVGLSLVITISAWLFPGFAIWMASPGIFWMLMKVGTIIFLLMWFRWTFPRLRVDQLMYVSWNVLLPLSLINLMGVAIWMWLTGEIQF from the coding sequence ATGATACAATTACTTGCTAACTGGATTCTCTCGTTTGACATCCTATCAGGTATGGGTAATTCTGTAGCCTGGGGATTGTCTCTGTTTATCGTTGCTGCACTGATTTTTGTCTTTGTGGCGCTCAATGCTATTGTGTTGGTCTATATCGAACGGAAAGTTTCGGCCTTTATGCAGGTTCGTCTGGGACCCATGCGTGTGGGAAAATTTGGTACCCTGCAAACGGTAGCCGATGCCCTGAAACTTCTCCAAAAAGAAGATATTATTCCCAAGATGGCTGATAAGATCCTCTTTGTGGTAGGACCCTGGGTTATTCTGGTTGCCTCTGTGGTTACCTTTGCGGCTATTCCATTCTCTGATACCCTGCTGGCAGCCAATATGAATATTGGTCTATTCTATGTTGTATCCATCTCATCCATTGTGGTGTTGGGTATTGTTATGGCAGGCTGGGCTTCAAACAATAAATGGTCACTCTATGGTGCCATGCGCTCAGCGGCTCAGATTATCTCATATGAAATCCCTGTTGGCATTACTTTAATTGCTGTCGTAGCAGTGGTTGGCAGTCTCAATCTCCAAACTATTATACAGGCACAGGCCGGTACTGGAACCCTATTTCACTGGATTCCCATCCCGTTGCCAAACTGGTTCATCTTTCATAGTCCCTTTCTCTTTATGGCGGCCTTCGTGTATCTCATCGGAGCCACTGCTGAGATAAACCGAACCCCCTTTGATATTCCAGAATCAGAATCAGAACTGGTGGCTGGCTTTATGACTGAGTTTTCAGGACTGCGCTGGGCACTATTCTTCTTATCTGAATATGCCAATGCCACTCTGGTCGCTTTTCTGGTTTCCATCGTTTTCCTTGGTGGATGGCAAAGTCCTTTTGCTGATTATCAGGACACTCAGATTGGTTTTACCATCATCACCATTGTAGCCATCCTGTGGACACTCTTTGTTCGAGCTAAATCCGGACGGCTTTCGGTTTATCCCGTGGGTTTGAGTCTGGTCATTACCATATCAGCCTGGTTATTTCCGGGTTTTGCAATCTGGATGGCTTCTCCAGGTATTTTCTGGATGTTGATGAAAGTTGGAACCATCATCTTCTTATTGATGTGGTTTCGCTGGACATTCCCTCGATTACGTGTGGATCAACTCATGTATGTCAGTTGGAACGTGCTCCTTCCCTTGTCACTAATAAATCTCATGGGTGTAGCCATCTGGATGTGGCTCACCGGTGAAATCCAATTCTAG
- a CDS encoding NADH-quinone oxidoreductase subunit M, with translation MENHLLSIVTFLPVFGAVIIALIPKEKLDIIRWGAAAITGLQLILAIWILYIFDFSSSEVQLQEHFAWIPAFNIEYFMGIDGLSAPMILLTALLSFLAVFTSWNIEKAQKGYFALFLLLDAGMMGVFSSLDFFLFYIFWEVMLLPMYFLIGIWGGPQREYAAIKFFLYTLFGSVLLLLGMLALYFISEPHTFNMLLLAEHSSQFGNALLLGMNAGKVIFILLFVGFAIKVPIFPFHTWLPLAHVEAPTAISVILAGVLLKMGTYGFLRISFPVLKDATLWFALPLAILGLINIIYGAMAALAQRDLKKMVAYSSVSHMGFVLLGMAALTPAGMNGAVFQMFNHGTISAMLFMLVGVLYDRAHHRDIEGFGGIAKVVPIYAGVTAMAFFAGLGLPGFSGFISEALCMIGAFPVFTWITIFATIGIVLNAGYFLWAYQRIFMGELNSKYEKLEEINNRELFALIPLAIITFFLGVYPTPMLNLMSATLNHLVEAVKTAGMVAGL, from the coding sequence ATGGAAAATCATTTACTAAGCATTGTAACCTTCCTGCCAGTATTTGGAGCGGTGATTATTGCCCTGATCCCCAAGGAAAAGTTGGACATTATCCGCTGGGGTGCAGCTGCCATCACTGGTCTCCAATTAATTCTGGCTATCTGGATTTTATACATCTTCGATTTCTCAAGTTCAGAGGTTCAGCTTCAGGAGCATTTCGCCTGGATTCCAGCCTTTAACATTGAATATTTTATGGGAATTGATGGCCTGAGTGCCCCCATGATTCTGCTTACAGCCCTTTTAAGTTTCCTGGCTGTATTTACATCATGGAATATTGAGAAAGCTCAAAAGGGGTATTTTGCTCTCTTCCTGCTTCTCGATGCAGGTATGATGGGTGTCTTTTCATCCCTGGACTTCTTCCTGTTCTATATCTTCTGGGAAGTCATGCTCCTGCCAATGTACTTCTTGATTGGTATCTGGGGTGGTCCACAACGTGAATATGCTGCCATTAAATTTTTCTTATATACCCTTTTTGGATCTGTGCTGCTTCTGTTGGGAATGTTAGCGCTCTATTTCATTTCTGAGCCCCATACCTTTAACATGCTGCTTCTGGCTGAACACTCCTCACAATTTGGCAATGCATTGCTGTTGGGGATGAATGCCGGGAAGGTGATATTTATTCTGCTCTTTGTTGGTTTTGCTATCAAAGTGCCCATTTTCCCCTTCCATACCTGGTTACCCCTGGCACACGTTGAAGCACCAACTGCCATCTCTGTTATTCTTGCCGGTGTCTTGCTGAAAATGGGAACCTATGGCTTCCTCAGAATCAGCTTTCCTGTACTTAAAGATGCCACCCTATGGTTCGCCCTGCCGCTGGCTATACTCGGCCTTATAAACATCATTTACGGCGCTATGGCGGCATTGGCGCAAAGGGACCTGAAGAAGATGGTTGCTTACTCTTCAGTTTCTCATATGGGATTTGTCCTTTTGGGTATGGCAGCCCTCACACCAGCTGGTATGAACGGCGCTGTTTTCCAGATGTTCAACCATGGTACCATCTCAGCCATGCTCTTTATGTTGGTCGGTGTCCTCTATGACCGAGCACACCATCGTGATATTGAAGGTTTTGGTGGAATTGCCAAGGTGGTCCCAATTTATGCAGGTGTCACAGCCATGGCATTTTTTGCCGGTCTCGGACTACCTGGTTTCTCAGGTTTTATTTCAGAAGCACTCTGTATGATTGGTGCCTTCCCGGTATTTACCTGGATTACCATATTTGCCACCATTGGTATCGTCCTCAATGCAGGCTATTTCCTCTGGGCTTATCAGAGAATATTTATGGGTGAACTCAATAGTAAATACGAGAAATTGGAGGAGATCAATAATCGCGAATTATTTGCTCTGATACCCCTGGCAATAATCACTTTCTTCCTTGGTGTGTATCCCACACCCATGCTGAATTTGATGAGCGCCACCCTGAATCATCTGGTGGAAGCTGTCAAAACCGCCGGAATGGTAGCTGGTCTGTAA
- a CDS encoding NADH-quinone oxidoreductase subunit N, which translates to MNLNQIMTDLSYFIPEMMLTGILLLVILFDLFQKADTSIRSGYVALAGLVLVTIALIGQDVSTSVGIFSNMLAVDPFGNYLKILVTLGTILVMWMSFNSNELKNRRVGEYYTLLLVLVLGMYFLVSATHLLSIYISLEMVSIMSYLLSGYLKEQMRSNEASIKYVVFGAFSSGILLYGFSLLYGLTGSADIFEIQAALSAGTASPALMMIILITILVGFGYKIAAVPFHFWTPDVYEGAPAPITAFLSVAPKAAGFAIIIRFFNVALSSAGNPNMEAWAALSNMNWQAVIGILAILSMTVGNVIALQQSNIKRMLAYSSIAHAGYMLLGVVVADQTGIAAVLYYAAVYMLMNLGAFFVAIHIKNAFDTEEIEDYKALGYKAPVLGVIMAIFMFSLTGLPPTGGFVAKFYLFRALIEYGDMYFWLAIIGLINGVISLYYYMRVVKAMYFGKIELPETIHQAPINVTILLCVLALPLLFAWMLGDPLSIYAQNAVQFFIK; encoded by the coding sequence ATGAACCTTAATCAAATCATGACGGATCTCTCCTATTTCATACCTGAGATGATGCTTACCGGGATATTGCTCCTCGTCATTTTGTTCGACCTCTTCCAGAAGGCCGATACTTCTATCCGATCTGGATATGTTGCATTAGCAGGGCTGGTACTGGTGACCATTGCCCTCATCGGCCAGGATGTTTCAACTTCTGTTGGCATATTTTCAAATATGCTGGCCGTGGACCCTTTTGGTAACTATCTAAAGATACTGGTAACTCTGGGTACCATATTAGTAATGTGGATGTCATTCAACTCCAACGAGTTGAAGAACAGGAGGGTAGGGGAATATTATACGCTGCTCCTGGTCCTGGTCCTGGGCATGTATTTTCTGGTATCAGCGACCCATCTGCTAAGTATATACATCTCTCTCGAGATGGTCAGCATTATGAGTTATCTCCTTTCAGGATATCTGAAGGAACAGATGCGCTCCAATGAGGCTTCTATCAAATACGTTGTGTTTGGTGCTTTCAGCTCTGGGATCCTGCTCTACGGATTCTCATTGTTGTATGGTCTCACAGGCAGTGCTGACATTTTTGAAATTCAAGCAGCACTTTCAGCTGGAACTGCCTCACCTGCTCTTATGATGATTATTCTGATTACGATCCTGGTAGGCTTTGGCTATAAGATTGCTGCAGTACCCTTCCATTTCTGGACCCCTGATGTGTATGAAGGAGCACCCGCTCCCATCACAGCTTTCTTATCCGTAGCTCCTAAAGCCGCTGGATTTGCCATTATCATTCGTTTCTTCAATGTGGCCTTATCCAGTGCAGGCAATCCCAACATGGAAGCCTGGGCTGCACTGAGCAACATGAATTGGCAGGCTGTCATTGGTATCCTGGCGATTCTCTCAATGACGGTAGGAAATGTCATTGCCCTCCAACAATCAAATATCAAGCGTATGCTGGCCTATTCAAGTATTGCCCATGCGGGCTATATGCTGCTTGGTGTCGTGGTAGCTGATCAAACAGGTATTGCCGCCGTATTGTATTACGCTGCAGTTTATATGCTCATGAATCTGGGCGCTTTCTTTGTGGCTATTCACATAAAAAATGCTTTTGATACAGAAGAGATTGAAGACTATAAAGCTTTGGGATATAAAGCACCCGTCCTCGGTGTGATCATGGCGATCTTTATGTTCTCCCTCACGGGTCTGCCACCTACAGGTGGTTTTGTGGCCAAATTCTATCTTTTCCGTGCTTTGATTGAATATGGAGATATGTATTTCTGGCTGGCTATCATTGGTCTGATTAATGGTGTTATATCGCTTTACTACTATATGCGAGTTGTAAAGGCCATGTATTTTGGGAAGATTGAATTACCTGAAACGATCCACCAAGCTCCCATCAATGTCACGATCCTTTTGTGCGTGTTGGCTCTGCCCTTGTTATTTGCCTGGATGCTGGGTGACCCCCTCTCCATTTATGCCCAGAATGCAGTCCAGTTCTTCATTAAATAA